The Hymenobacter sp. DG01 sequence AGCCACGGTCCGGGCTTTGCTCTTTACTCGGTATGCTGTACCGCTTGTTTTCCCTCCTGCCGCTTTGCCTGGCCGGCTTCAGCCTGCAGGCACAAACCATTCTGGAGGGCCGCGTTCTGAACTCTCAAACTAACGAGCCTGTGCCCTTTGCTACCCTTGGGGTACCCGGCCGGGGCATTGGTACCGTAGCCGACGAGCAGGGCCGCTACCTGCTGCGCCTGCCGAGCCTGCAGGATACTCTTATTGTTTCCTGCGTAGGCTTCGACCGGCAGGTGGTGCTGCCCGGGGCGCTGGCTGCCGGCGCGCACGAGTTTCTGCTGGCACCGCAGGAGCAAGCCCTGCGGGAGGTGAAAGTAGAGCGCCGCCGCGTGCACGACGGCCTGCTGGGCCGTAACAAGGAAAAGGCCGACGTACTCTGGATGGGCGGCTCCAGCGGCAAGGAAACCGTGGACGATGAGTGGGGCTGGGAGTTGGGGACCGTGCTTCGGCCCGTCCGCCGCACCTACCTGGAAGAGTTCCATCTGTTTCTTTCCGCCAATACCTACGAGCACCTGCGCTTCCGCCTCAACCTGTACACCCTGGAGCAGGACCGCCCTGGCCGGATGCTGCTGTCCCAGGATATTCAGCTGGTGCTCACGCGCCAGCAGCGCGGGTGGCAAACCGTGGACTTGCGACCTTACGGACTGCAGCTGGAAGCTCAGCAGCCCGTAGTAGCCACCATCCAGTGGCTGCAAAGCGAAAAAACCAACCCCTGGGACAAATACTTCTCTATTCCGGTTACCCGACAACCCAAGCAAATGATGGTGGAGCGCGAGAACAGCCAGGCCATCTGGACCGTGCACCCCCTGCAGCCAAGCCTGTATTTCACGGTGCTGACGGAGTAAGATGGCACTAAAGCGAGTAGCGGCAGTAGCGGTTTTTGCGTATGTTTAACGTATGCGTACTTCCTTCGAATCTGGTGGCATTCTGCTGGGCGGCTCCTACCTGGGGCGCATGACCGACGACGAATTCTTCGACTTCTGTCAGCAACACCCCGAGTTGCGCATCGAGCGTACCGCTCACCACGAAATCCTGCTTATGTCGCCCACCGGCAGCCGCTCCGGCAAACGTAATTTTCGCCTTAACCTTCAACTCGGTAAATGGTGGGAGCAACACCAGCACCTAGGCGAAGCCTTCGATTCTAACACCGGCTTCACCCTCCCCGACAGCTCCGTGTTGTCGCCGGATGCCTCCTGGGTTTCGGCTGCCAAGTGGAACGCCCTGACCCTGGAGCAGCAGGACAAGTTTGCGCCCGTGTGCCCGGAGTTTGTGGTGGAGCTGAAATCAGCCACCGACTCCCTGAAAACCTTACAGGCCAAAATGCTCGATTGGCTGCGTAACGGCGCTCAACTGGCTTGGTTACTCGTGCCGGAAACCGAAACCGCCTACCTCTACCGCCCGGGCCAACCCGAACCGGAGGTGGTGCAGGGGTTCGATAATGAGCTGTCCGGGGAAACGGTGCTGCCGGGGTTCCGGCTGCGGCTCTCGGAGCTGCGGTAGCATGCGTATTTATGGCATCTTGTTTTTCCTGGCATCAGCCATCAACTGTCAGCCTGTTCGGCAGGTAGGCGACACCGAATTTACCGACGCGCAGCGGCAGCGGCGCTTCCGGCTCACACCAGCTAAAGTGGAGGTTC is a genomic window containing:
- a CDS encoding Uma2 family endonuclease, whose protein sequence is MRTSFESGGILLGGSYLGRMTDDEFFDFCQQHPELRIERTAHHEILLMSPTGSRSGKRNFRLNLQLGKWWEQHQHLGEAFDSNTGFTLPDSSVLSPDASWVSAAKWNALTLEQQDKFAPVCPEFVVELKSATDSLKTLQAKMLDWLRNGAQLAWLLVPETETAYLYRPGQPEPEVVQGFDNELSGETVLPGFRLRLSELR
- a CDS encoding carboxypeptidase-like regulatory domain-containing protein, with the protein product MLYRLFSLLPLCLAGFSLQAQTILEGRVLNSQTNEPVPFATLGVPGRGIGTVADEQGRYLLRLPSLQDTLIVSCVGFDRQVVLPGALAAGAHEFLLAPQEQALREVKVERRRVHDGLLGRNKEKADVLWMGGSSGKETVDDEWGWELGTVLRPVRRTYLEEFHLFLSANTYEHLRFRLNLYTLEQDRPGRMLLSQDIQLVLTRQQRGWQTVDLRPYGLQLEAQQPVVATIQWLQSEKTNPWDKYFSIPVTRQPKQMMVERENSQAIWTVHPLQPSLYFTVLTE